In the genome of Leptospira koniambonensis, one region contains:
- a CDS encoding LuxR C-terminal-related transcriptional regulator, whose translation MKLYKIAILEDDPVFASQCKERLKKMNRVTKVEVYNSAEEFPNEKEIPYDLVFVDIDLPGKSGLDFILERYSADSKTGYAVLSAFESEEALFKALKAGAIGYILKKDVGDIQEKAEILLEGGGILSPGLAARVIHSFRKTSHKEVEVLSNREKKVLDMIVDGKRTKEIAASLGNKEGTVRVQIKSIFRKLHVNSRLELVRKFS comes from the coding sequence GTGAAATTATATAAAATAGCGATCCTGGAAGATGATCCTGTATTCGCGAGCCAGTGCAAAGAAAGATTAAAAAAAATGAATAGAGTCACAAAGGTAGAAGTTTATAATTCTGCCGAAGAATTTCCTAATGAAAAAGAAATTCCTTATGATTTGGTATTCGTAGATATAGATCTTCCTGGAAAAAGTGGATTAGATTTTATTTTAGAAAGATATTCCGCAGATTCTAAAACAGGTTATGCAGTTTTATCCGCATTTGAATCCGAAGAAGCTTTATTCAAGGCTCTAAAAGCCGGAGCAATAGGTTATATATTAAAAAAAGATGTAGGAGACATCCAAGAAAAAGCAGAGATTCTTCTAGAAGGGGGAGGTATACTCTCTCCAGGACTTGCCGCCAGAGTGATCCATTCTTTCCGCAAAACTTCTCACAAGGAAGTAGAAGTTCTATCAAATAGAGAAAAGAAAGTGTTGGATATGATCGTGGACGGTAAAAGAACCAAGGAAATTGCAGCTTCCTTAGGTAATAAAGAAGGAACTGTAAGAGTACAGATCAAAAGTATATTCAGAAAACTGCATGTAAATTCTAGATTGGAATTAGTGAGAAAATTTTCTTAA
- a CDS encoding class I SAM-dependent methyltransferase, producing the protein MSKKPQDSDYIAYGANGLPFETSYWDEIYGSGKDVDASFNAKEHAKYIKSVFDLMQVHPRSIADFGFGKALLLKEFVKIFQPNRVFAVDPSEDMIDAIAKQKWIRSYNLSFLHSTIQDLELKHIQLPPFTLGICNSVVQYIEDKHLPKVFEKLHKITNYLYFTVPTKNDYTRMKKEIYFTDPYAHQRSKKYYEKLINPYFRRVAFNLLESRITKESPFCDELFVDD; encoded by the coding sequence ATGAGTAAAAAACCGCAAGACTCCGATTATATTGCTTACGGAGCTAACGGTCTGCCATTCGAAACTTCCTACTGGGATGAAATTTACGGAAGCGGGAAGGACGTGGATGCTTCTTTCAACGCGAAAGAACATGCAAAATACATAAAGTCTGTTTTTGATCTGATGCAGGTCCATCCTAGGAGTATTGCAGACTTTGGGTTCGGCAAGGCACTGCTTTTAAAAGAATTTGTAAAAATATTCCAGCCGAATCGTGTATTTGCAGTAGATCCTTCCGAAGACATGATAGATGCGATTGCAAAACAAAAATGGATCCGTTCTTATAATCTTTCTTTTTTGCATTCCACAATACAGGATCTGGAATTAAAACATATTCAACTTCCTCCATTCACTCTTGGCATTTGTAACTCAGTAGTTCAGTATATAGAAGATAAACATCTTCCAAAGGTTTTTGAAAAACTGCATAAGATCACAAATTATCTCTATTTTACGGTTCCTACTAAGAACGATTACACAAGAATGAAGAAGGAGATCTACTTTACGGATCCTTATGCCCACCAAAGATCCAAAAAGTATTACGAAAAACTAATTAATCCTTATTTCAGAAGAGTTGCATTCAATCTTCTGGAAAGTAGGATCACGAAAGAGAGCCCTTTTTGTGATGAGCTGTTCGTGGACGACTAG